The Devosia sp. YIM 151766 genome includes a region encoding these proteins:
- the tpiA gene encoding triose-phosphate isomerase, with amino-acid sequence MTTLSPLIAGNWKMNGLTHSLDELAELARLMTAGAAPRAVVVVCPPATLLAAVAAQGASSGILAGGQDCHTDASGAHTGDIAAGMLADAGAQFVIVGHSERRAGHSETDDEVRAKAEAAIGAGLKPIICVGETEAERDAGTAESVIAAQLAASIPDAAEQHELVVAYEPVWAIGTGRTPSVEDIAAMHASIRAGLVERFGSERGESIRILYGGSMKPHNAREILSIENVNGGLVGGASLLAKDFYTIISAV; translated from the coding sequence TTGACGACCCTTTCACCGCTGATCGCCGGAAATTGGAAGATGAATGGGCTGACCCACTCGCTGGACGAACTGGCTGAACTCGCCCGGCTGATGACCGCCGGCGCGGCGCCACGGGCCGTCGTCGTGGTCTGCCCGCCGGCAACCCTGCTCGCCGCCGTGGCCGCGCAGGGCGCCTCCAGCGGCATTCTCGCCGGTGGACAGGATTGCCATACCGATGCCTCTGGCGCCCATACCGGGGACATCGCCGCCGGCATGCTGGCCGATGCGGGGGCTCAATTCGTCATTGTCGGCCATTCCGAACGCCGCGCCGGCCATAGTGAAACCGACGACGAGGTGCGCGCCAAGGCGGAAGCAGCCATCGGCGCCGGGCTCAAGCCCATTATCTGCGTCGGCGAGACCGAGGCCGAACGCGACGCCGGCACCGCGGAATCCGTGATCGCCGCCCAATTGGCCGCTTCGATTCCCGACGCCGCCGAACAGCATGAACTGGTCGTGGCCTATGAGCCGGTCTGGGCCATCGGCACCGGCCGAACCCCTTCGGTGGAAGACATCGCCGCCATGCACGCCTCCATCCGCGCCGGATTGGTCGAGCGCTTCGGCTCCGAGCGCGGCGAATCCATCCGCATTCTTTATGGCGGCTCGATGAAACCGCATAATGCGCGTGAGATTCTGAGCATCGAAAACGTCAATGGGGGACTGGTCGGCGGCGCCAGCCTCTTGGCAAAGGACTTCTATACGATTATCTCCGCCGTATAG
- the secG gene encoding preprotein translocase subunit SecG: MANVLLVAYLLIVLALIIVILLQRSEGGALGIGGGGGGGLMTARGSANLLTRTTAILAVLFFASAIGLTILNDLDRTTTGILDSAITAPGDAAPSTVLDALNALQGDLPLPVEAQTPAAPETTSGDLPVPMAPAETELAPPADTMMMAPAPEAPAAESQTPSTPTGN; this comes from the coding sequence ATGGCCAACGTTCTGCTCGTCGCCTATCTGCTGATCGTATTGGCGCTGATTATCGTCATCCTGCTCCAGCGTTCCGAAGGCGGCGCGCTGGGTATCGGCGGTGGCGGCGGCGGCGGGCTGATGACGGCAAGGGGCTCGGCAAACCTGCTCACCCGCACCACGGCCATTCTCGCCGTTCTGTTTTTCGCCTCGGCCATCGGCCTGACTATTCTCAACGATCTGGACCGCACCACTACGGGCATTCTCGATAGCGCCATCACGGCGCCGGGCGATGCGGCGCCGAGCACGGTTCTCGATGCGCTCAACGCGTTGCAGGGCGATCTGCCCTTGCCGGTCGAGGCCCAGACGCCTGCCGCGCCCGAGACGACCAGCGGTGACCTGCCCGTTCCCATGGCTCCGGCCGAGACGGAACTGGCGCCGCCCGCCGATACGATGATGATGGCTCCGGCTCCCGAGGCGCCCGCCGCCGAAAGCCAGACGCCGTCGACGCCGACCGGTAATTGA